DNA from Scheffersomyces stipitis CBS 6054 chromosome 1, whole genome shotgun sequence:
GTCGTCGTTACGAAGggccaacttgttgaaagtgGGCAAAGCTGACGTGTGCATCCAGTTTTGGAACTGGTACCATGTTGAGATGTCAGGTACATTGGTTTCATTGTAGCCGTTGGGGAACATCTTGTACCAGTTTGGAGGGGGTACGATCTCAGTATGGTTGtatcttgtctttttgaatCTGTTTTTGTCTGTAGCCCAAGCTATGCCTTTCTCAGTCATTTCAAAATCGCCTGAAGAGCCGTTGACAGCACTCAAAGTCGTCGAAAATGTATCGTTAAACAAACTGTTAGCGATCAAACCACAAGGATAGATCCTTGTGCCATTAATGTTGGATAAAGGCAGACAGTTTTCGCCTACCGCGTTCTTTATAGTGTTCAACGAAGCTGGTTTTCCTTCGAGTTGGTCCTCGCTGAATGACTTTACAAAACGACGATGGTTGGCGTAGAAATTGTGGAGACGGTAGAAAAGATAAATTGGAGCCGTCATTCGGTTGGGAATCTCAAACTGAATGGTGCAAACTTTTCTTTCGTCGTCAAATGGTTGTGATTCATCGGTATCCAAACGCCATTGTGGCCTATGTGCGATATCAGCATCTTTCgttctgaagttgaagtcaGTGAATCTATCAGGTATCTCTGAAAAATGGTCAGACGAGGCTAAAAGCTCACACTGGGAGTAATCAATAGCCATGTCTTGAACTCTACTGGAGCCATACCACATGGCTGCGCCCAAAGGCACAAACACGATGGCTATGGCTATTAACAACGGAATAACCGTTTTGGCTGTAAGCACGGGGTTGTAAGCTTTAAGTCTCTGCTGTCTGAATGCGTTATCACCGGGTTTTCTCAGCTTgtctttgtctttttgtCCAAATGAAGAGTCTTCCGAAACAGAGTCAGACTCATACTCGGAATCGGGATAACCGGTACCTGGAGGTGCCGAGCTGGAAGTTCCATCCGGAAGCTTTGTGTTACTGGGGTCGGCAGATGAAGCCATTGCAAGATGTTATGTATGCGAAGAAACAAGATATGAAAAGAACTAAAAGTCAAAAACGTTGACAGACgtcagaaagaaaagtgACGTAAAAATTGATATAATCACCCTGCTATTTCTGCCGGTAG
Protein-coding regions in this window:
- the LEM3 gene encoding role in phospholipid translocation across the plasma membrane (plays an important role in phospholipid translocation across the plasma membrane. (CDC50) cell division cycle mutant); its protein translation is MASSADPSNTKLPDGTSSSAPPGTGYPDSEYESDSVSEDSSFGQKDKDKSRKPGDNAFRQQRLKAYNPVLTAKTVIPLLIAIAIVFVPLGAAMWYGSSRVQDMAIDYSQCELLASSDHFSEIPDRFTDFNFRTKDADIAHRPQWRLDTDESQPFDDERKVCTIQFEIPNRMTAPIYLFYRLHNFYANHRRFVKSFSEDQLEGKPASLNTIKNAVGENCSPLSNINGTRIYPCGLIANSLFNDTFSTTLSAVNGSSGDFEMTEKGIAWATDKNRFKKTRYNHTEIVPPPNWYKMFPNGYNETNVPDISTWYQFQNWMHTSALPTFNKLALRNDDDALEQGIYEISVGLHFPVLPYNGKKYIYLSQRSVIGGKNDFLGISWMVGGGVCFILGLSLLIINFIHPRRTGDVNLLSWNKEKAAADEKAAAAAEAATTGFEKPNE